A single genomic interval of Saccharospirillum mangrovi harbors:
- a CDS encoding PP2C family protein-serine/threonine phosphatase has product MFEAKPDAQAHIAQSSGLTDRGLVRRVNEDAFLDLPKQGLWVVADGMGGHDAGDVASRMIVETLRTTPLDGPLAQRLDRLEDAVEQVNQHLLSRSYHDDGRKHIIGSTIAILIAESDHLGAILWAGDSRIYRLRGGELAQLSTDHSQVESYVRQGIITREQARSHPERNIITRAVGSQDELYLEADLCELNSGDRYLLCSDGLTRHLEDTEIARLLAEGEPKSVCRHLIDLTLERGAKDNVTVVVVEIN; this is encoded by the coding sequence ATGTTTGAAGCAAAGCCCGACGCTCAAGCGCACATCGCCCAATCCAGTGGATTGACCGACCGGGGCCTGGTGCGCCGCGTGAATGAAGACGCTTTTCTCGACTTGCCCAAACAGGGGCTCTGGGTCGTGGCCGATGGCATGGGCGGTCACGACGCCGGCGATGTCGCCAGCCGCATGATCGTTGAAACGCTGCGCACCACGCCGCTGGATGGCCCGCTGGCGCAACGGCTGGATCGCTTGGAAGACGCCGTCGAACAGGTGAACCAGCATCTGCTCAGCCGCAGCTATCACGACGACGGTCGGAAGCACATCATCGGCAGCACCATCGCTATTCTGATTGCGGAAAGCGATCATCTGGGCGCCATTCTGTGGGCCGGTGACAGCCGTATTTACCGGCTGCGCGGTGGCGAACTGGCGCAGTTATCGACCGATCATTCGCAGGTCGAATCCTATGTTCGCCAGGGCATCATCACGCGCGAACAGGCGCGTTCGCACCCGGAGCGCAACATCATCACACGGGCGGTGGGCAGCCAGGACGAGCTGTATCTTGAAGCCGATTTGTGTGAGCTCAACAGTGGCGACCGTTACTTGCTGTGCAGCGACGGTCTGACGCGCCACTTGGAAGATACCGAGATCGCCCGCCTGCTGGCCGAGGGCGAACCCAAGTCGGTGTGCCGACACCTGATCGACCTGACCCTGGAACGGGGTGCCAAAGACAACGTCACCGTCGTTGTCGTCGAGATCAACTAG
- a CDS encoding adenylate/guanylate cyclase domain-containing protein produces MSTQTKKLAILFADIVGSTRLYDSLGDERARKIVAVTLDMLSEVVTRYQGTVVKMIGDEIMCTFDDAEIATKAACDMQETIEDAINDNVNEVPVTIRVGYQFGPCVLEDGDVHGDAVNVAARMASQAKSRQIITTAETVKLLPPLLRDSARVVDYAAIKGKGEMEIAEIIWQEEDVTRMQVDVASVSGNQGHSAQLQLEYNGTQIQLSHQRESAVLGRSNTCDIPVAEALASRQHVRIELRRDRFVLIDQSTNGTYVQAEGSAPVYVRRDELVLTGNGVISLGRALDNDPQELIRFTLEG; encoded by the coding sequence ATGTCTACCCAAACCAAAAAATTAGCCATTCTGTTTGCCGACATCGTGGGCAGCACGCGGCTATATGACAGCCTGGGTGACGAACGCGCACGCAAGATCGTCGCGGTCACTTTGGACATGCTCTCTGAGGTGGTCACTCGCTATCAGGGCACCGTCGTCAAAATGATCGGTGACGAAATCATGTGCACCTTCGATGACGCCGAAATTGCCACCAAGGCCGCCTGCGACATGCAGGAAACCATCGAAGACGCCATCAACGACAACGTAAACGAAGTGCCGGTGACCATCCGCGTCGGCTATCAGTTTGGCCCGTGCGTACTGGAAGACGGCGACGTGCATGGCGATGCCGTTAACGTGGCGGCGCGCATGGCGTCGCAAGCCAAGTCGCGACAAATCATCACCACCGCTGAAACAGTCAAACTGTTGCCGCCGCTGCTGCGCGACAGCGCCCGGGTGGTCGATTACGCCGCCATCAAAGGCAAGGGCGAAATGGAAATTGCCGAAATCATCTGGCAGGAAGAAGACGTTACCCGCATGCAGGTGGACGTTGCGTCTGTGTCGGGCAACCAGGGCCACAGCGCTCAGTTGCAACTGGAATACAACGGCACCCAGATTCAGCTCAGCCACCAGCGCGAATCGGCGGTGTTGGGACGCAGCAACACCTGTGACATTCCGGTCGCCGAAGCGCTGGCGTCGCGTCAGCACGTGCGCATTGAGCTGCGCCGCGACCGCTTTGTGCTGATCGACCAAAGCACCAACGGCACCTACGTTCAGGCCGAAGGCAGCGCTCCGGTTTATGTGCGTCGCGACGAACTGGTGTTGACCGGCAACGGCGTTATCAGTCTGGGCCGCGCGCTCGATAACGATCCACAGGAACTGATCCGGTTCACACTGGAAGGCTGA